In one Gossypium hirsutum isolate 1008001.06 chromosome D09, Gossypium_hirsutum_v2.1, whole genome shotgun sequence genomic region, the following are encoded:
- the LOC107926477 gene encoding histone-lysine N-methyltransferase ASHR2, protein MLTADSGSVLRLVEIEGRGRALVASQPLKAGQIVLQDSPIVVYSAFPLVKPQSSASYCDNCFRILSSSANVVPCPLCSHHLFCGPNCLTAATASSHSPWVCQAFSRLRDCPSLFSQPLEQQVQARFLIAAYNLALVSPSDFQVLLSLQGQYSPSDAPAAEFLHSLILSVCPPPSLPISIELTAALLAKDKLNAFGLMEPLSLQQDGERSVRAYGIYPKASFFNHDCLPNACRFDYLDSAPAQNTDMIVRMIHDVPVGREICLSYFPVNLNYSARQKRLTEDYGFTCNCDRCKVEANWSDNEADVIDDNGTVEENEDEEIMEEDNDGQMVASEGDEVGEADFPHAYFFVRYMCNRENCWGTLAPLPPSNDVQSKVLECNVCGNHKSEEDMC, encoded by the coding sequence ATGTTGACAGCTGATTCGGGTTCTGTGTTAAGGTTAGTGGAGATAGAAGGAAGAGGAAGGGCTCTCGTTGCATCGCAACCATTGAAGGCGGGGCAAATCGTTCTCCAGGATTCTCCTATCGTTGTTTACTCCGCTTTTCCGTTGGTTAAACCTCAATCTTCGGCATCTTATTGTGATAATTGCTTTAGGATACTCTCCTCATCGGCAAATGTAGTGCCGTGTCCATTATGTTCTCATCATCTCTTTTGCGGTCCAAATTGCCTAACCGCGGCAACAGCTTCCTCTCATTCACCTTGGGTCTGCCAGGCTTTTAGTCGTCTTCGGGATTGCCCTTCTCTTTTTTCTCAACCTCTCGAACAGCAAGTGCAAGCTCGGTTTCTTATAGCTGCATATAATCTAGCCCTTGTTTCCCCTTCGGATTTCCAGGTTTTGCTTTCTCTTCAAGGTCAATATTCCCCTTCCGATGCTCCTGCTGCCGAATTCCTACATTCCCTCATTTTGTCGGTCTGTCCTCCGCCTTCGTTACCGATTTCTATCGAACTCACAGCTGCTTTATTGGCAAAAGATAAGCTCAATGCTTTTGGCTTGATGGAACCTCTCTCTCTACAACAAGACGGAGAGAGGTCCGTCCGTGCTTACGGGATCTATCCCAAAGCATCTTTCTTCAACCATGATTGTCTTCCAAATGCTTGCAGATTCGATTACCTCGACTCAGCTCCGGCCCAGAACACCGACATGATTGTTAGGATGATTCATGATGTCCCTGTAGGTAGAGAGATTTGCTTGAGTTATTTCCCCGTCAATCTCAACTACTCAGCCCGACAGAAGAGATTGACCGAGGATTATGGCTTTACCTGCAATTGTGACCGTTGCAAAGTTGAGGCTAATTGGTCCGATAATGAAGCTGACGTTATAGATGATAACGGGACCGTCGAAGAGAATGAGGATGAGGAGATCATGGAAGAGGACAACGATGGACAAATGGTAGCCTCTGAAGGGGATGAAGTAGGAGAAGCCGATTTCCCCCATGCTTATTTCTTTGTGAGATACATGTGTAATCGCGAAAACTGTTGGGGCACGCTCGCGCCGTTGCCCCCATCCAATGATGTTCAGTCTAAAGTATTGGAATGTAATGTCTGTGGCAACCACAAGAGTGAAGAAGATATGTGTTGA